A single Brassica rapa cultivar Chiifu-401-42 chromosome A04, CAAS_Brap_v3.01, whole genome shotgun sequence DNA region contains:
- the LOC103864810 gene encoding syndetin isoform X2 produces MNLVRELEKDLKIANVICKNGRRNLTSSMNEASRDLIVHTHSKKKQALLDMLPILTDLRHARVMQSSLEDLVDEGNYCKAFQVLSEYLQLLDSLSEFSAIQEMTRGVEVWLGRTLHKLDSLLLGVCQEFKEDSYVMVLDAYALIGDVSGLAEKIQSFFMQEVISETHSVLKTVVGEDNTAATQFSRLTYSDLCLQTPESKFRQCLLRTLAVLFQLIYSYHEIMSFAPEKKVESYSSTSFASTPRIDSVSDTSCDPQDGGLSSSMSSAGVPNISAEETSERETSIPVKQASNNAIDDSRDFGETESSGESPWYYLRKESAALVSETLQRGRRNLWQLTTSRVSVLLSSPTASSTSMHQFLKNYEDLSVFILAGEAFCGFEVLDFREKLKGVCENYFTAFHRQSVHALKMVLEKETWTKLPPGTVQAINFAGLVGDGAPLIMSSRNATGSSRFAHSSKSNDSIDPSGNRSGFSYWLKSGNPFSAKLNYYREDQDYSSVNGAASGDSEGNDSIHEDVVNPKIRDAKRINGGSPVSGDENEDLHADYIDEDSQLPRRSFTRSVSRSASSHISTNDDLTAQTGSSLCLLRSMDKYARLMQKLEIVNVEFFKGICQSFGVFFYFVYQVFGQENTNSGGKGGADSSNHRLKSCLSRISQECEQWIKPQLSSSPSSSLSFPNTVPSLADVTPASPIKTSGHVSGTSFSLKERCAAVDTVSLVSRILHKSKAHLQSMLMSRNGSLVEDFFGQLVGSVPDLTEHLHRTTARILLHVNGYVDRIANSKWEVKELGVEHNGYVDLMLGEFKHYKTRLAHGGISQEVQNLLLQYGVEIFAEMLVEGFSRIKRCTDEGRALMSLDIQVLINGLQHFVPTKVKPKLQIVETFIKAYYLPETEYVHWARAHPEYTKAQVIGLVNLVATMKSWKRKTRLEVVDKIESAAA; encoded by the exons ATGAATTTGGTTAGAGAGTTGGAGAAAGATTTGAAGATTGCTAATGTCATCTGCAAG AATGGAAGACGGAATTTGACTTCTTCCATGAATGAGGCTTCAAGAGATCTTATTGTACACACCCATTCCAAGAAGAAACAAGCTCTTCTG GATATGCTTCCTATATTAACCGATCTTCGCCATGCAAGAGTAATGCAGTCAAGTCTTGAAGACCTTGTTGACGAAGGAAACTATTGCAAG GCATTTCAAGTTTTATCTGAGTACTTGCAGCTTCTTGACAGTCTATCTGAGTTTTCAGCAATCCAAGAGATGACCCGTGGTGTTGAG GTTTGGTTAGGAAGAACTCTTCATAAGCTGGATTCACTTTTGTTGGGCGTTTGCCAAGAGTTCAAAGAAGATAGTTATGTAATG GTCCTTGACGCTTACGCACTGATCGGTGATGTCTCTGGTCTCGCCGAGAAGATACAGAGCTTCTTTATGCAAGAAGTTATCTCAGAAACACACTCAGTCCTAAAGACCGTTGTTGGGGAG gatAACACTGCTGCCACCCAATTTAGTAG ACTTACATACAGCGATCTATGTCTTCAGACACCAGAATCCAAGTTTAGGCAATGTCTTTTGAGAACACTAGCTGTGCTATTTCAGTTAATATATTCGTACCATGAGATAATGAGTTTCGCTCCAGAAAAGAAG GTTGAAAGCTATAGCTCAACAAGTTTTGCATCAACTCCAAGGATTGATTCAGTTTCAGATACTTCTTGCGACCCACAGGATGGTGGTCTCTCTTCATCCATGAGTTCAGCAGGCGTACCCAACATTTCTGCTGAAGAGACTAGTGAAAGAGAAACCTCCATTCCCGTAAAGCAAGCGTCTAATAATGCAATAGACGACTCTAGGGATTTTGGAGAAACAGAATCTAGTGGCGAGTCACCATGGTACTATCTACGAAAAGAGAGTGCTGCTCTTGTTTCAGAAACTCTGCAAAGAGGACGCAGAAATCTCTGGCAACTTACAACAAGCCGTGTGTCAGTTTTGCTCTCGTCCCCAACTGCTTCTTCAACAAGTATGCATCAGTTCCTAAAAAACTATGAAGACCTGAGCGTCTTTATCCTTGCTGGGGAAGCGTTCTGTGGTTTTGAAGTTCTTGATTTTAGGGAGAAGCTGAAGGGTGTATGCGAAAACTATTTTACTGCATTTCATAGGCAAAGCGTGCAT GCGCTCAAAATGGTCCTGGAGAAGGAGACGTGGACGAAACTGCCACCTGGTACTGTGCAAGCTATTAATTTTGCCGGTCTTGTGGGGGATGGGGCTCCCCTAATTATGTCTTCCCGAAATGCCACTGGTTCTTCCAGATTCGCTCACTCGAGTAAGTCAAATGACTCGATTGATCCTAGTGGGAACAGGAGTGGATTCTCATATTGGTTGAAAAGTGGAAACCCTTTCTCAGCAAAGTTAAATTACTATAGAGAAGACCAAGACTACTCCTCTGTCAATGGAGCTGCCTCTGGAGATTCTGAAGGGAATGATAGTATTCACGAGGATGTTGTAAATCCTAAGATAAGAGATGCAAAACGCATTAACGGAGGTAGTCCCGTTTCAGGAGATGAAAACGAAGACCTTCATGCCGACTATATTGACGAGGATAGTCAGCTTCCAAGACGGAGCTTTACACGTAGTGTATCAAGGAGTGCTTCTTCACATATCAGTACTAATGATGATTTGACGGCTCAAACAGGATCCTCGCTTTGTCTTCTAAG GTCGATGGATAAGTACGCGAGGCTTATGCAGAAACTAGAAATTGTTAATGTGGAATTCTTTAAG GGAATATGCCAATCGTTTGGGGTCTTTTTCTATTTCGTGTATCAAGTATTTGGTCAAGAAAATACGAATTCAGGTGGAAAAGGAGGTGCCGACTCTTCCAACC ATCGTTTGAAAAGCTGCTTATCCCGGATATCACAAGAGTGTGAGCAATGGATAAAGCCTCAATTgtcatcatcaccatcttcttcactTTCCTTCCCCAACACAGTCCCTAGTCTTGCGGATGTGACTCCAGCGAGTCCCATAAAAACATCTGGTCACGTATCAGGCACATCTTTTAGTCTCAAG GAAAGATGTGCTGCAGTGGACACTGTTTCTCTTGTGTCTCGAATACTGCATAAATCAAAAGCTCATCTCCAGTCTATGCTTATGTCAAGAAATGGCTCTCTGGTTGAAGACTTCTTTGGTCAACTG GTTGGTTCCGTACCTGATCTGACAGAGCATTTACATAGGACAACTGCAAGGATACTGCTGCATGTTAATGG ATATGTCGACCGGATTGCTAATTCTAAATGGGAAGTCAAGGAGCTTGGTGTGGAGCATAATGG GTATGTTGATTTGATGCTCGGGGAATTCAAACACTACAAAACAAGGCTTGCTCATGGAGGCATTTCACAGGAG GTCCAAAACCTCCTTCTGCAATATGGAGTTGAAATATTTGCAGAGATGCTGGTCGAAGGGTTCTCTCGAATAAAGAGATGTACTGATGAAGGACGTGCTCTCATGTCATTAGATATTCAG GTCCTAATAAACGGGCTACAGCACTTTGTGCCAACAAAGGTGAAGCCAAAGTTACAGATAGTCGAAACATTTATCAAG GCATACTATCTGCCAGAGACGGAATATGTCCACTGGGCAAGAGCTCATCCG GAATATACGAAAGCACAGGTCATTGGACTTGTGAATTTAGTAGCCACCATGAAAAGCTGGAAGAGGAAAACGCGTCTAGAAGTTGTGGATAAGATTGAATCAGCTGCTGCATAG
- the LOC103864814 gene encoding cyclin-dependent kinases regulatory subunit 2, with the protein MARIEYSDKYFDDTYEYRHVVLPPEVAKLLPKNRILAESEWRAIGVQQSRGWVHYAIHRPEPHIMLFRRTLNYQPPNPIPK; encoded by the exons aTGGCTCGGATCGAATACTCTGACAAGTACTTCGATGATACTTACGAGTACAG GCACGTCGTACTTCCTCCAGAGGTTGCTAAGCTTCTCCCTAAGAATCGCATCCTCGCCGAA AGTGAATGGAGAGCAATAGGAGTGCAGCAAAGCCGTGGATGGGTCCATTACGCTATTCATCGCCCTGAGCCACACATCATGCTCTTCCGGAGGACTCTCAACTACCAGCCTCCAAATCCCATTCCTAAGTAg
- the LOC103864810 gene encoding syndetin isoform X1, with protein sequence MDFSKVGEKFLSSVKSAKSLGLLPSSSSFSDRPEIPARATAAAAVARALAGLHPDQRLSISSAATELSSIYGNSHRPLPQEVEELEQGFYQEDFDPVRHILENVPDDQSELAFFEKQATLRLVQLDRVAEDLSHHVMEHHEVMVKGMNLVRELEKDLKIANVICKNGRRNLTSSMNEASRDLIVHTHSKKKQALLDMLPILTDLRHARVMQSSLEDLVDEGNYCKAFQVLSEYLQLLDSLSEFSAIQEMTRGVEVWLGRTLHKLDSLLLGVCQEFKEDSYVMVLDAYALIGDVSGLAEKIQSFFMQEVISETHSVLKTVVGEDNTAATQFSRLTYSDLCLQTPESKFRQCLLRTLAVLFQLIYSYHEIMSFAPEKKVESYSSTSFASTPRIDSVSDTSCDPQDGGLSSSMSSAGVPNISAEETSERETSIPVKQASNNAIDDSRDFGETESSGESPWYYLRKESAALVSETLQRGRRNLWQLTTSRVSVLLSSPTASSTSMHQFLKNYEDLSVFILAGEAFCGFEVLDFREKLKGVCENYFTAFHRQSVHALKMVLEKETWTKLPPGTVQAINFAGLVGDGAPLIMSSRNATGSSRFAHSSKSNDSIDPSGNRSGFSYWLKSGNPFSAKLNYYREDQDYSSVNGAASGDSEGNDSIHEDVVNPKIRDAKRINGGSPVSGDENEDLHADYIDEDSQLPRRSFTRSVSRSASSHISTNDDLTAQTGSSLCLLRSMDKYARLMQKLEIVNVEFFKGICQSFGVFFYFVYQVFGQENTNSGGKGGADSSNHRLKSCLSRISQECEQWIKPQLSSSPSSSLSFPNTVPSLADVTPASPIKTSGHVSGTSFSLKERCAAVDTVSLVSRILHKSKAHLQSMLMSRNGSLVEDFFGQLVGSVPDLTEHLHRTTARILLHVNGYVDRIANSKWEVKELGVEHNGYVDLMLGEFKHYKTRLAHGGISQEVQNLLLQYGVEIFAEMLVEGFSRIKRCTDEGRALMSLDIQVLINGLQHFVPTKVKPKLQIVETFIKAYYLPETEYVHWARAHPEYTKAQVIGLVNLVATMKSWKRKTRLEVVDKIESAAA encoded by the exons ATGGATTTCTCCAAAGTCGGCGAAAAGTTCCTCAGCTCTGTCAAGTCCGCTAAATCCCTCGGACTCCTaccctcttcttcctccttctcTGATCGCCCTGAG ATTCCGGCACGTGCTACGGCCGCAGCTGCTGTTGCTCGTGCTCTGGCTGGACTTCATCCTGATCAGAGACTGAGTATATCGTCTGCTGCTACTGAGCTTAGCTCTATATATGGTAACAGTCACAGACCTCTTCCTCAAGAAGTTGAGGAGCTTGAGCAAGGCTTCTATCAagag GACTTTGATCCAGTAAGGCATATTCTGGAGAATGTGCCAGATGATCAAAGTGAACTTGCTTTTTTTGAGAAGCAG GCCACCCTGAGGTTGGTGCAGCTAGATAGAGTGGCGGAAGATCTGTCTCATCATGTTATGGAGCATCATGAAGTAATGG TGAAGGGGATGAATTTGGTTAGAGAGTTGGAGAAAGATTTGAAGATTGCTAATGTCATCTGCAAG AATGGAAGACGGAATTTGACTTCTTCCATGAATGAGGCTTCAAGAGATCTTATTGTACACACCCATTCCAAGAAGAAACAAGCTCTTCTG GATATGCTTCCTATATTAACCGATCTTCGCCATGCAAGAGTAATGCAGTCAAGTCTTGAAGACCTTGTTGACGAAGGAAACTATTGCAAG GCATTTCAAGTTTTATCTGAGTACTTGCAGCTTCTTGACAGTCTATCTGAGTTTTCAGCAATCCAAGAGATGACCCGTGGTGTTGAG GTTTGGTTAGGAAGAACTCTTCATAAGCTGGATTCACTTTTGTTGGGCGTTTGCCAAGAGTTCAAAGAAGATAGTTATGTAATG GTCCTTGACGCTTACGCACTGATCGGTGATGTCTCTGGTCTCGCCGAGAAGATACAGAGCTTCTTTATGCAAGAAGTTATCTCAGAAACACACTCAGTCCTAAAGACCGTTGTTGGGGAG gatAACACTGCTGCCACCCAATTTAGTAG ACTTACATACAGCGATCTATGTCTTCAGACACCAGAATCCAAGTTTAGGCAATGTCTTTTGAGAACACTAGCTGTGCTATTTCAGTTAATATATTCGTACCATGAGATAATGAGTTTCGCTCCAGAAAAGAAG GTTGAAAGCTATAGCTCAACAAGTTTTGCATCAACTCCAAGGATTGATTCAGTTTCAGATACTTCTTGCGACCCACAGGATGGTGGTCTCTCTTCATCCATGAGTTCAGCAGGCGTACCCAACATTTCTGCTGAAGAGACTAGTGAAAGAGAAACCTCCATTCCCGTAAAGCAAGCGTCTAATAATGCAATAGACGACTCTAGGGATTTTGGAGAAACAGAATCTAGTGGCGAGTCACCATGGTACTATCTACGAAAAGAGAGTGCTGCTCTTGTTTCAGAAACTCTGCAAAGAGGACGCAGAAATCTCTGGCAACTTACAACAAGCCGTGTGTCAGTTTTGCTCTCGTCCCCAACTGCTTCTTCAACAAGTATGCATCAGTTCCTAAAAAACTATGAAGACCTGAGCGTCTTTATCCTTGCTGGGGAAGCGTTCTGTGGTTTTGAAGTTCTTGATTTTAGGGAGAAGCTGAAGGGTGTATGCGAAAACTATTTTACTGCATTTCATAGGCAAAGCGTGCAT GCGCTCAAAATGGTCCTGGAGAAGGAGACGTGGACGAAACTGCCACCTGGTACTGTGCAAGCTATTAATTTTGCCGGTCTTGTGGGGGATGGGGCTCCCCTAATTATGTCTTCCCGAAATGCCACTGGTTCTTCCAGATTCGCTCACTCGAGTAAGTCAAATGACTCGATTGATCCTAGTGGGAACAGGAGTGGATTCTCATATTGGTTGAAAAGTGGAAACCCTTTCTCAGCAAAGTTAAATTACTATAGAGAAGACCAAGACTACTCCTCTGTCAATGGAGCTGCCTCTGGAGATTCTGAAGGGAATGATAGTATTCACGAGGATGTTGTAAATCCTAAGATAAGAGATGCAAAACGCATTAACGGAGGTAGTCCCGTTTCAGGAGATGAAAACGAAGACCTTCATGCCGACTATATTGACGAGGATAGTCAGCTTCCAAGACGGAGCTTTACACGTAGTGTATCAAGGAGTGCTTCTTCACATATCAGTACTAATGATGATTTGACGGCTCAAACAGGATCCTCGCTTTGTCTTCTAAG GTCGATGGATAAGTACGCGAGGCTTATGCAGAAACTAGAAATTGTTAATGTGGAATTCTTTAAG GGAATATGCCAATCGTTTGGGGTCTTTTTCTATTTCGTGTATCAAGTATTTGGTCAAGAAAATACGAATTCAGGTGGAAAAGGAGGTGCCGACTCTTCCAACC ATCGTTTGAAAAGCTGCTTATCCCGGATATCACAAGAGTGTGAGCAATGGATAAAGCCTCAATTgtcatcatcaccatcttcttcactTTCCTTCCCCAACACAGTCCCTAGTCTTGCGGATGTGACTCCAGCGAGTCCCATAAAAACATCTGGTCACGTATCAGGCACATCTTTTAGTCTCAAG GAAAGATGTGCTGCAGTGGACACTGTTTCTCTTGTGTCTCGAATACTGCATAAATCAAAAGCTCATCTCCAGTCTATGCTTATGTCAAGAAATGGCTCTCTGGTTGAAGACTTCTTTGGTCAACTG GTTGGTTCCGTACCTGATCTGACAGAGCATTTACATAGGACAACTGCAAGGATACTGCTGCATGTTAATGG ATATGTCGACCGGATTGCTAATTCTAAATGGGAAGTCAAGGAGCTTGGTGTGGAGCATAATGG GTATGTTGATTTGATGCTCGGGGAATTCAAACACTACAAAACAAGGCTTGCTCATGGAGGCATTTCACAGGAG GTCCAAAACCTCCTTCTGCAATATGGAGTTGAAATATTTGCAGAGATGCTGGTCGAAGGGTTCTCTCGAATAAAGAGATGTACTGATGAAGGACGTGCTCTCATGTCATTAGATATTCAG GTCCTAATAAACGGGCTACAGCACTTTGTGCCAACAAAGGTGAAGCCAAAGTTACAGATAGTCGAAACATTTATCAAG GCATACTATCTGCCAGAGACGGAATATGTCCACTGGGCAAGAGCTCATCCG GAATATACGAAAGCACAGGTCATTGGACTTGTGAATTTAGTAGCCACCATGAAAAGCTGGAAGAGGAAAACGCGTCTAGAAGTTGTGGATAAGATTGAATCAGCTGCTGCATAG
- the LOC103864812 gene encoding uncharacterized protein At3g50808, translating to MEEPKWLEGLLRTKFFNICPRHRETSRNECNMFCLSCQNAPFCIYCRSSLHIDHPILQIRRSSYHDVVRVSEIEKVLDIREVQTYVINSARVLFINERPQPKNSSHGAASSTTTKTISYFCETCCRTLLDPFRFCSLGCKVEGMRKNKEDEEERLRKERQQETHKGTHPPTHRTSNSRRRKGIPHRAPFAS from the exons ATGGAGGAGCCGAAATGGTTGGAAGGTCTCTTAAGAACAAAGTTCTTCAACATTTGCCCTCGTCACCGCGAGACATCGCGCAATGAATGCAACATGTTCTGTCTCTCTTGTCAAAACGCTCCGTTTTGTATCTACTGCCGCTCCTCCCTCCACATTGATCATCCCATCCTTCAG ATAAGAAGATCGTCGTATCATGATGTGGTTAGAGTATCGGAGATAGAGAAGGTATTGGACATAAGAGAAGTGCAGACTTATGTCATTAATAGCGCGAGGGTTCTCTTCATAAACGAGAGACCTCAGCCTAAGAATTCCTCTCATGGCGCCGCGTCCTCCACCACAACCAAAACCATTTCCTACTTCTGCGAGACTTGTTGCAGAACGCTTCTTGATCCCTTTCGCTTCTGTTCCTTGGGTTGCAAG GTTGAAGGAATGAGGAAGAataaggaagatgaagaagagagattGCGTAAAGAAAGACAACAAGAAACGCACAAAGGCACGCATCCTCCAACTCATAGGACCTCAAATTCTAGGCGACGAAAAGGCATTCCTCATAGAGCTCCTTTTGCCTCCTAa
- the LOC103864809 gene encoding serine carboxypeptidase-like 51, whose amino-acid sequence MSPSLSVFQLFFSLYLYNQDKIEKLIHKQSSKMKRSVAQMVILCLIVSCTIGEIKAVRSNSDGSEAWGYVEVRPKAHMFWWHYKSPYRVEDPSKPWPIILWLQGGPGASGVGIGNFQEVGPLDTFLKPRNSTWLKKADLLFVDSPVGAGYSFVEEKELYVKSDEEAAKDLTTLLQQLFNKNQILNHSPLYIVAESYGGKIAVKLGLAVINAVQSGKLKLHLGGVVLGDSWISPEDFVFSWGPLLNYVSRLDYNGMDLSNSLAEKIRKQLKNGEYVEATETWMELESIISLHSNSVDFYNFMLDSGMDPLSLTTSEETKKENRILKKYSRYLNDLRSANNVDEGDLDTLMNGVIKKKLKIIPKDLVWGNNSGNVFSAMQADFMRPTIEGVDELLAKGIDVTIYNGQLDVICSTSGTEAWVRKLKWEGLQEFKKIEREPLYCENDRTRTRGFTKSFKNLHFYWILGAGHFVPVDEPCVALKMVGDTTKSPQL is encoded by the exons ATGTCCCCATCTCTCTCTGTATTTCAActatttttctctctctatctttaCAATCAAGACAAGATAGAAAAATTGATCCACAAACAGTCATCTAAAATGAAGAGATCAGTTGCACAAATGGTGATTCTGTGTCTCATTGTGTCATGTACCATTGGAGAAATCAAAGCTGTTAGAAGCAACTCTGATGGATCCGAAGCTTGGGGATACGTCGAAGTTAGACCAA AAGCACACATGTTTTGGTGGCATTACAAAAGTCCATATAGAGTTGAAGATCCTTCTAAGCCATGGCCTATTATCCTCTGGCTCCAAGGTGGACCT GGAGCTTCAGGAGTTGGAATAGGGAACTTTCAAGAGGTTGGTCCATTAGATACATTTCTCAAGCCCAGAAATTCTACTTGGTTGAAGAAAGCTGATCTGTTATTTGTG GATAGTCCAGTTGGGGCAGGGTACAGTTTCGTAGAAGAGAAGGAATTGTATGTGAAAAGTGATGAAGAAGCAGCCAAGGACTTGACCACACTCTTGCAACAACTCTTCAACAAAAATCAGATTCTGAACCATAGCCCTCTATACATTGTTGCTGAATCTTATGGAGGTAAAATCGCGGTTAAGCTCGGTTTAGCCGTTATCAACGCGGTTCAATCTGGCAAACTGAAGCTTCATCTTGGAG GAGTGGTTTTGGGAGATAGTTGGATATCCCCTGAAGACTTTGTG TTTTCATGGGGACCTCTTCTCAACTATGTGTCAAGACTTGATTATAACGGGATGGATCTCTCTAATAG CTTAGCTGAGAAGATTAGAAAACAACTCAAGAATGGTGAATACGTTGAAGCCACGGAAACGTGGATGGAACTCGAATCCATTATTAGCCTCCACTCCAATTCCGTC gatttttacaattttatgttGGATTCTGGCATGGACCCTCTCTCGCTTACAACGAgcgaagaaacaaaaaaagaaaatagaataTTAAAGAAGTATTCGAGATATTTAAATGATTTGAGAAGTGCGAATAACGTTGATGAAGGTGACCTTGATACATTGATGAATGGTGTTATCAAAAAGAAGCTCAAGATTATTCCTAAAGACCTCGT ATGGGGGAACAATTCGGGTAATGTGTTTTCAGCGATGCAAGCTGATTTTATGAGACCCACAATCGAAGGC GTCGATGAGCTTCTTGCCAAGGGAATAGATGTGACCATCTATAATGGACAA CTTGATGTTATCTGCTCAACAAGTGGAACTGAAGCATGGGTTCGCAAGCTCAA GTGGGAGGGGCTACAAGAGTTTAAGAAGATAGAAAGAGAGCCTCTATACTGTGAAAATGATAGAACAAGAACAAGAGGATTCACCAAATCATTCAAAAATCTCCACTTCTATTGGATTCTTGGAGCTGGTCATTTT GTACCAGTAGATGAACCATGCGTTGCATTAAAAATGGTTGGAGATACAACTAAATCACCACAGCTTTGA